The Dokdonella koreensis DS-123 genome has a segment encoding these proteins:
- a CDS encoding malectin domain-containing carbohydrate-binding protein, translating to MPRTCSLLLGLALSVPVAAVAGCPPDRVCAEDFLRRNDPPDGRLPFRIYVPPACQAARDCPLLLFLHGLGESGTDNAAQLGNAANGAMQLVYPARQAVQPMIMVAPQCCLGEGGQWGGQKNRLIDLLEQVHAEFPYDTGRIYLTGLSMGGGGALDLIGTYNGTFAAIVPVCPHTGYTAGDAAWATTPSWFFHAVDDGTAIVAHSRNHVAALRAAGGDPRYTEFASGNHWIWTYSYASERLFRWLIGQRLGMPAAATEPFVRITAPTAGPVWTSDTPTFDAAGTAGPVAAAIASVRWFLGGQDGTAAGTSDWSVAGLGPVSGTQVLRVQARGASDDAGLGGWTETSASLRVTVPVAVNVVPRVFVRGDAVARAGGRLDLRARVIDDGLPAPGALAVSWTVEQAPAGAVLVVDAADTRHAVIDAAPPGLYRVRADASDGALAGSFVRQVLVLPSGTPPPVAIAINAGGGAYTAADGSPYQADQYHYGSSEASTASGPGAIFGSDDDALHHDYRISYGTWGYRLPVAEGRYFVELHFAETYNPCNTAACRVQDVRLQGVPVLERFSAFALAGQRSALRFGFVTEPVDGLIEIALARSGGQGERSRLDAIRVLRLDGLDELLFSDGFEP from the coding sequence ATGCCGCGCACCTGCTCGCTGCTTCTCGGTCTGGCGCTGTCGGTACCGGTGGCGGCCGTGGCCGGATGCCCGCCCGACCGGGTCTGCGCCGAGGACTTCCTGCGCCGCAACGATCCGCCGGACGGCCGCCTGCCGTTCCGCATCTATGTCCCGCCGGCCTGCCAGGCCGCGCGTGATTGCCCGCTGCTGCTGTTCCTGCACGGCCTCGGCGAGAGCGGCACCGACAACGCCGCCCAATTGGGCAATGCCGCCAACGGCGCGATGCAACTGGTCTATCCGGCGCGCCAGGCGGTGCAGCCGATGATCATGGTGGCGCCACAGTGCTGCCTCGGCGAAGGCGGCCAGTGGGGCGGCCAGAAGAACCGGCTGATCGACCTGCTGGAGCAGGTGCATGCGGAGTTCCCGTACGACACCGGGCGCATCTACCTGACCGGCCTGTCGATGGGCGGCGGCGGCGCGCTCGACCTGATCGGCACCTACAACGGCACGTTCGCGGCGATCGTCCCGGTATGCCCGCATACGGGCTACACGGCGGGCGATGCCGCCTGGGCGACGACGCCTTCGTGGTTCTTCCACGCCGTCGACGACGGCACCGCGATCGTTGCCCATTCGCGCAACCATGTCGCGGCACTGCGCGCGGCCGGCGGCGATCCCCGTTATACCGAGTTCGCCAGCGGCAACCACTGGATCTGGACGTACAGCTACGCCAGCGAGCGGCTCTTCCGCTGGTTGATCGGACAGCGGCTGGGCATGCCGGCAGCGGCCACCGAGCCGTTCGTGCGCATCACCGCGCCGACGGCCGGCCCGGTGTGGACCAGCGATACGCCGACGTTCGACGCGGCGGGCACCGCCGGCCCTGTGGCCGCGGCGATCGCATCGGTCCGCTGGTTCCTCGGTGGCCAGGACGGCACCGCCGCCGGCACGTCGGACTGGTCGGTGGCCGGTCTCGGCCCGGTCAGCGGCACCCAGGTGCTGCGCGTCCAGGCGCGCGGTGCCAGCGACGATGCCGGGCTCGGCGGCTGGACCGAGACGTCGGCATCGCTGCGGGTGACGGTCCCGGTGGCCGTCAACGTGGTGCCGCGCGTCTTCGTGCGCGGCGACGCGGTCGCGCGGGCCGGCGGGCGGCTGGACCTGCGCGCGCGCGTCATCGACGACGGCCTGCCGGCGCCGGGTGCGCTTGCGGTGAGCTGGACCGTCGAGCAGGCGCCGGCCGGCGCGGTGCTGGTGGTCGACGCGGCCGATACGCGGCATGCGGTGATCGACGCGGCCCCGCCGGGGCTCTATCGCGTCCGCGCCGACGCCAGCGACGGCGCCCTGGCGGGCAGCTTCGTCCGGCAGGTGCTGGTCCTGCCGTCCGGCACGCCGCCGCCGGTGGCGATCGCGATCAATGCCGGCGGCGGTGCCTACACGGCGGCCGACGGCAGCCCGTACCAGGCCGACCAGTACCACTACGGCAGCAGCGAGGCCTCCACGGCATCCGGCCCCGGCGCGATCTTCGGCAGTGACGACGATGCCCTCCATCACGACTACCGGATCAGCTACGGCACCTGGGGCTACCGGCTGCCGGTGGCCGAGGGCCGGTACTTCGTCGAACTGCATTTCGCCGAGACCTACAACCCCTGTAATACCGCCGCCTGCCGGGTGCAGGACGTCCGCCTGCAAGGCGTGCCGGTGCTCGAGCGCTTCAGTGCCTTCGCGCTCGCCGGCCAGCGCAGCGCACTGCGCTTCGGGTTCGTCACCGAGCCCGTCGATGGGCTGATCGAGATCGCGCTCGCGCGCAGCGGCGGCCAGGGCGAACGGTCGCGGCTGGACGCGATCCGCGTGCTGCGGCTGGATGGTCTGGACGAGCTCCTGTTCTCCGACGGCTTCGAGCCCTGA
- a CDS encoding sensor histidine kinase, translating to MRNAAATWLAASVAWLVYGLIFAEQLVNMERVAGVRVAWNEALFHSLFGLVLCWVPLTVGLVAIVQRFPLERGRLRAGIVASVLAVAAVLTARAVYVWALNPVFGFWYDVAPPFGQILSHSVRFNFMLAWLIVGVAHAWIYARNARASRLRISRLEAGLAQARLDALAAQLNPHFLFNALNSIAELIHRDADAADGMLVALSALLRRSLAHPSGHEVRVEEELVLLRHYLAIEQLRFGDRLDVRIEVQPACLDARVPALMLQPLAENAIVHGIARRRGPGTLQVDIRPFPPRLRIEVRDEGAAAAVPAASGGTGIGLDTVRSRLHCLYGEDWTLDLQTRDGLCSTVRIDLPLRVAGVPPVATRTTLLRPA from the coding sequence ATGCGCAACGCGGCAGCAACCTGGCTGGCGGCTTCGGTCGCCTGGCTCGTCTACGGCCTGATCTTCGCCGAACAGCTCGTCAACATGGAGCGCGTCGCCGGCGTGCGCGTGGCCTGGAACGAGGCGCTGTTCCACAGCCTGTTCGGCCTGGTCCTGTGCTGGGTGCCGCTGACCGTCGGCCTGGTCGCGATCGTGCAGCGCTTCCCGCTGGAACGCGGCCGGCTGCGTGCCGGCATCGTCGCGTCCGTCCTGGCCGTGGCGGCGGTGCTGACGGCGCGGGCGGTCTACGTGTGGGCGCTGAATCCCGTGTTCGGCTTCTGGTACGACGTGGCGCCGCCGTTCGGGCAGATCCTGTCCCACAGCGTGCGCTTCAACTTCATGCTCGCCTGGCTGATCGTGGGCGTGGCCCACGCCTGGATCTACGCGCGCAATGCACGCGCCAGCCGCCTGCGCATCTCGCGCCTCGAAGCGGGCCTGGCGCAGGCACGCCTGGACGCGCTGGCGGCCCAGCTCAATCCGCACTTCCTGTTCAACGCGCTCAACTCGATCGCCGAGCTGATCCACCGGGATGCCGATGCGGCCGACGGCATGCTGGTCGCGCTCTCCGCCCTGCTGCGCCGCAGCCTCGCCCATCCGTCGGGCCACGAGGTCAGGGTCGAGGAGGAGCTGGTCCTGCTCCGGCACTACCTGGCCATCGAGCAGCTCCGCTTCGGCGACCGGCTCGACGTGCGCATCGAGGTCCAGCCGGCCTGCCTCGACGCGCGCGTACCGGCGCTGATGCTGCAGCCGCTGGCGGAGAACGCCATCGTGCACGGCATCGCCCGGCGGCGCGGCCCCGGCACGCTGCAGGTGGACATCCGGCCGTTCCCGCCACGGTTGCGGATCGAAGTCCGCGACGAAGGCGCAGCGGCCGCCGTCCCCGCGGCCAGCGGCGGCACCGGTATCGGGCTGGACACCGTGCGCAGCCGGCTGCATTGCCTGTACGGGGAAGACTGGACGCTGGACCTGCAGACCCGCGACGGCCTGTGCTCGACGGTGCGGATCGACCTGCCGCTGCGTGTCGCCGGCGTTCCGCCCGTCGCCACCCGCACCACCCTGCTGCGGCCGGCATGA
- a CDS encoding AI-2E family transporter → MKTMNTPFLQRAVFLLLLCAVTIAFGLILLPFFGAVFWAVVLSILFAPLHRRLLRRLPGRPNLAALLTLSLCLLIAILPLMAITASLIQETSLVYQRVQSGELNFGTYLQRILAALPDWLTQPLDRIGLGDVASLQGKLGSGAAEASRFIATHAINIGQNTFQFVIGFGIMLYLLFFLLRDGRMLIARIVEAIPLEPVHKRQLIARMATVMRATVKGNVVVAIVQGTLGGLALWFLGIQGALLWAVLMAFLSLLPAIGAGLVWAPVAIYFLATGDWVKGIGLTAYGVLVIGMVDNVLRPILVGKDTRMPDYVVLISTIGGMALMGINGFVIGPMIAALFMAVWGMFVGREDETEAEAIPAAAVLAASPADPGAAP, encoded by the coding sequence ATGAAGACGATGAACACGCCGTTCCTGCAGCGCGCGGTATTCCTGCTGCTGCTGTGCGCTGTGACGATCGCGTTCGGCCTGATCCTGCTGCCGTTCTTCGGCGCGGTGTTCTGGGCGGTGGTGCTGTCGATCCTGTTCGCGCCGCTGCACCGCCGCTTGCTGCGGCGCCTGCCAGGCCGGCCCAACCTCGCCGCTCTGCTGACGCTGTCGCTGTGCCTGTTGATCGCGATCCTGCCGCTGATGGCGATCACCGCCTCGCTGATCCAGGAGACCTCGCTGGTCTACCAGCGCGTGCAATCGGGCGAACTGAACTTCGGCACCTATCTGCAGCGCATCCTCGCGGCGCTGCCGGACTGGCTGACGCAGCCGCTCGACCGGATCGGTCTCGGCGACGTGGCGTCGCTGCAGGGCAAGCTCGGATCCGGTGCGGCCGAGGCCAGCCGTTTCATCGCGACCCACGCGATCAACATCGGCCAGAACACGTTCCAGTTCGTCATCGGCTTCGGCATCATGCTGTACCTGCTGTTCTTCCTGCTGCGCGACGGACGGATGCTGATCGCGCGCATCGTCGAGGCGATTCCGCTGGAGCCCGTGCACAAGCGCCAGCTGATCGCGCGGATGGCGACCGTCATGCGCGCCACGGTCAAGGGCAATGTCGTCGTCGCGATCGTGCAGGGCACGCTCGGTGGTCTGGCATTGTGGTTCCTCGGCATCCAGGGTGCGCTGCTGTGGGCCGTGCTGATGGCGTTCCTGTCGCTGTTGCCGGCGATCGGCGCCGGCCTGGTCTGGGCGCCGGTGGCGATCTATTTCCTGGCTACGGGCGACTGGGTCAAGGGTATCGGGCTCACCGCGTACGGCGTGCTGGTAATCGGCATGGTCGACAACGTGCTGCGGCCGATCCTGGTCGGCAAGGACACGCGCATGCCCGACTACGTGGTGCTGATCTCGACGATCGGCGGCATGGCGCTGATGGGCATCAACGGCTTCGTGATCGGGCCGATGATCGCCGCGCTGTTCATGGCGGTGTGGGGCATGTTCGTCGGCCGCGAGGACGAGACCGAAGCCGAGGCGATACCTGCCGCCGCCGTGCTCGCCGCGTCGCCGGCCGATCCCGGCGCTGCGCCCTGA
- a CDS encoding ABC-type transport auxiliary lipoprotein family protein, with amino-acid sequence MSIPMIRIAGLLAAALLTSCASLTGKSDPFAIYSPRLSAAPSTAGAPVAWQLAIDTPLTSSALDSNRIVVMPSPGVLQIYPAARWRDPAPQLLRGLVVEGFERSGRILGVGAATAGLHADIGLSIDLRAFQAEIDTGGARAVVRFQASLLDFATNRVFATRSFEASAPAASSDVAGLFPAFEAALDQVVPHLVDWTLAEGEKRRPPAAGP; translated from the coding sequence ATGAGCATCCCGATGATCCGTATCGCCGGCCTGCTGGCAGCGGCCCTGCTCACCTCCTGCGCCTCGCTGACCGGCAAGAGCGACCCGTTCGCGATCTACTCGCCGCGCCTGAGCGCCGCCCCGTCCACGGCCGGCGCCCCGGTCGCCTGGCAGCTGGCGATCGATACGCCGCTGACCAGCAGCGCACTGGACTCCAATCGCATCGTGGTCATGCCGTCGCCCGGCGTGCTGCAGATCTATCCCGCCGCCCGCTGGCGCGACCCGGCGCCGCAGCTGCTGCGCGGCCTGGTCGTCGAAGGGTTCGAGCGCTCCGGCCGCATCCTCGGCGTCGGTGCAGCCACCGCGGGCCTGCACGCCGACATCGGCCTGTCGATCGACCTGCGTGCGTTCCAGGCCGAGATCGACACCGGCGGCGCGCGCGCGGTCGTCCGCTTCCAGGCCAGCCTGCTGGACTTCGCCACCAACCGCGTCTTCGCCACGCGCAGCTTCGAGGCCTCGGCCCCGGCCGCGTCGAGCGATGTCGCCGGCCTGTTCCCGGCGTTCGAGGCCGCCCTCGACCAGGTCGTCCCGCACCTGGTCGACTGGACCCTGGCCGAGGGCGAGAAGCGAAGGCCGCCCGCCGCCGGCCCGTAA
- a CDS encoding DoxX family protein, which yields MRYPYLTQAQALVLLRATLALLFMAHAVVRLVNGSVPQFAAFLQNAGFPAATGLVLAISAYEIGAGLLIAAGIGVRWLSGGLFFIVLMGIVLIHARLGWFVGEHGTGGVEYSLALMAALLVIAAADREAS from the coding sequence GTGCGCTATCCCTACCTGACCCAGGCGCAAGCCCTGGTGCTGCTGCGCGCCACCCTCGCGCTGCTGTTCATGGCGCATGCCGTGGTGCGCCTGGTGAACGGCAGCGTGCCGCAGTTCGCGGCCTTCCTCCAGAACGCGGGCTTCCCGGCCGCCACCGGCCTGGTGCTGGCGATATCGGCCTACGAGATCGGCGCCGGCCTGCTGATCGCGGCCGGCATCGGTGTCCGCTGGCTTTCCGGCGGGCTGTTCTTCATCGTGCTGATGGGCATCGTCCTGATCCACGCCCGCCTGGGCTGGTTCGTCGGCGAGCACGGCACCGGCGGTGTGGAATACAGCCTGGCGCTGATGGCCGCCCTGCTGGTGATCGCGGCCGCCGACCGCGAGGCGTCGTAG
- a CDS encoding MlaD family protein codes for METRAHHVLIGAFAILVFVLAAGFVLWLSKTSQDRAFKEYDVVFTEAVTGLSQGGAVQYSGIKVGEVSQLKLAPDDPRKVIARVRIGASTPIKHDTRAKLALAGVTGVAFIQLSGGTPQSVALEPTRETPVPVIPADPSALSQLLNSGEDIVTSINDALYRIGQLLSEENVDRVAHVLDNVDKIVDSVAGQRDDLTTALRQLSDATGDLKSSLRTVSELATTTNRLVREDARNVMIAAEKAIGSVDRVAASVSGLVDDNRAAIDSFGNQGLRQVGPTIAELRETLRAFKQLSDRLARSESLLLGNDQPKEYSPR; via the coding sequence ATGGAAACCCGTGCGCATCATGTACTGATCGGCGCCTTCGCGATCCTCGTGTTCGTGCTCGCCGCCGGCTTCGTCCTGTGGCTGTCCAAGACCAGCCAGGACCGCGCGTTCAAGGAGTACGACGTGGTGTTCACCGAGGCCGTCACCGGGCTCTCGCAAGGTGGCGCCGTGCAGTACAGCGGCATCAAGGTCGGCGAGGTCAGCCAGCTCAAGCTCGCGCCCGACGACCCGCGCAAAGTCATCGCCCGAGTACGGATCGGCGCGTCGACGCCGATCAAGCACGACACGCGCGCCAAGCTGGCGCTGGCGGGCGTCACCGGCGTGGCCTTCATCCAGCTCAGCGGCGGCACGCCGCAGAGCGTCGCCCTGGAGCCGACCCGCGAGACGCCGGTGCCGGTGATCCCGGCCGATCCGTCGGCGCTTTCGCAGCTGCTCAATTCCGGCGAGGACATCGTCACCAGCATCAACGACGCGCTGTACCGGATCGGCCAGCTGCTGTCCGAGGAAAACGTCGACCGGGTCGCCCACGTGCTCGACAACGTCGACAAGATCGTCGACAGCGTGGCCGGCCAGCGCGATGACCTGACGACCGCACTGCGCCAGCTCTCCGACGCCACCGGCGACCTCAAGTCCTCGCTGCGCACGGTCAGCGAGCTGGCGACGACGACCAACCGGCTCGTGCGCGAGGACGCCCGCAACGTGATGATCGCGGCGGAGAAGGCGATCGGTTCGGTCGACCGGGTGGCCGCGTCGGTCAGCGGCCTGGTCGACGACAACCGCGCCGCGATCGACAGCTTCGGCAACCAGGGCTTGCGCCAGGTCGGCCCCACGATCGCCGAGCTGCGCGAGACGCTGCGCGCGTTCAAGCAGCTCAGCGACCGCCTGGCCCGGTCCGAGAGCCTGCTGCTCGGCAACGACCAACCCAAGGAGTACTCGCCGCGATGA
- the mgtE gene encoding magnesium transporter, protein MTEVEAGKPQTTLQSHLARVEELLRRHRLVEGLAHRQEGLHHDLVENLVHRQNLAELQREIDQLHPADIAHILESLPQEDRQSIWNLVKSDRDGEILLEVSDAVRESLLAEMDTPEILAAAEQLDADELADLAEDLPEDVLYTLMQRLTAEQRERVQSAMAWEEDQVGALMDFDMVTIREDVSLEVVLRYLRRLKEIPDHTDKLFVVNGDNLLTGVLPVRWLLVNDPARNVSEVMAADANTFHPEDDVTETAQAFERYDLVTAPVVDGEGKLIGRLTIDAMVDVIREAGEAEALSRGGLREGEDIFASVWRSVRNRWLWLAVNLVTAFIASRVIGLFEGSIEKLVALAALMPIVAGIGGNSGNQTITMIVRAFALDQISPASAKRLLRKELGVALINGVIWGGVIGIVAWLLYGNPALGLVMTLAMTLNLLLAAFMGVVIPMGLLRMDRDPAMGSSVMITALTDSGGFFIFLGLATLFLI, encoded by the coding sequence ATGACCGAAGTCGAAGCCGGCAAGCCGCAGACCACCCTGCAGAGCCACCTCGCGCGCGTGGAGGAGCTGCTGCGCCGGCACCGGCTGGTCGAGGGCCTGGCCCATCGCCAGGAAGGACTGCACCACGACCTGGTCGAGAACCTGGTCCATCGCCAGAACCTGGCCGAGCTGCAGCGCGAGATCGACCAGCTGCATCCGGCCGACATCGCGCACATCCTCGAATCGCTGCCGCAGGAAGACCGGCAGAGCATCTGGAACCTGGTCAAGTCCGATCGCGACGGCGAGATCCTGCTCGAGGTCTCCGACGCGGTCCGCGAGTCGCTGCTGGCGGAGATGGACACGCCGGAAATCCTCGCCGCCGCCGAGCAACTCGATGCCGACGAGCTGGCCGACCTCGCCGAGGACCTGCCCGAGGACGTGCTCTACACGCTGATGCAGCGCCTCACCGCCGAGCAGCGCGAGCGCGTGCAGTCGGCGATGGCCTGGGAAGAGGACCAGGTCGGCGCGCTGATGGATTTCGACATGGTGACGATCCGCGAGGACGTCAGCCTCGAGGTCGTGCTGCGCTACCTGCGCCGGCTCAAGGAAATCCCGGACCACACCGACAAGCTGTTCGTCGTCAACGGCGACAACCTGCTGACCGGCGTGCTGCCGGTGCGCTGGCTGCTGGTCAACGACCCGGCCAGGAACGTCAGCGAGGTCATGGCGGCCGACGCCAACACGTTCCATCCGGAAGACGACGTCACCGAGACCGCCCAGGCGTTCGAGCGCTACGACCTGGTCACCGCGCCGGTCGTCGACGGCGAAGGCAAGCTGATCGGGCGCCTGACCATCGACGCGATGGTCGACGTGATCCGCGAGGCCGGCGAGGCCGAGGCGCTCAGCCGCGGCGGCCTGCGCGAGGGCGAGGACATCTTCGCCTCGGTCTGGCGCTCGGTGCGCAACCGCTGGCTGTGGCTGGCGGTCAACCTGGTGACCGCCTTCATCGCCTCGCGCGTGATCGGCCTGTTCGAAGGCTCGATCGAGAAACTGGTCGCGCTCGCCGCACTGATGCCGATCGTCGCCGGTATCGGCGGCAACTCCGGCAACCAGACCATCACGATGATCGTGCGCGCGTTCGCGCTCGACCAGATCAGTCCGGCCAGCGCCAAGCGGCTGCTGCGCAAGGAACTGGGCGTCGCCCTGATCAACGGCGTGATCTGGGGCGGCGTCATCGGCATCGTGGCCTGGCTGCTCTACGGCAACCCGGCGCTCGGCCTGGTGATGACCCTGGCGATGACATTGAACCTGCTGCTCGCCGCCTTCATGGGCGTGGTGATTCCGATGGGCCTGCTGCGCATGGACCGCGATCCGGCCATGGGGTCGAGCGTGATGATCACCGCGCTGACCGACAGCGGCGGCTTCTTCATCTTCCTCGGCCTGGCTACGCTGTTCCTGATCTAG
- a CDS encoding LytR/AlgR family response regulator transcription factor — MKALRIAVVDDEPLARARLRRLLAMHEAGATVHEYDSGPALLAAWHDAPADVVFVDIQMPEMDGFAAMAGLPPPRPQVIFVTAHAEHAVQAFEIAAADYLIKPVAPERLSAALRRVRERIAAAPAPATYPPRLALPIGRRVQLVDVDAIDCVLAQANYVEIRVGTRCFVLRKPLTVVQQELDPARFARVHRSALVRITAVAGIEPLPSGRFRLQLAAGQVLTSGRSYREHVRRTFGLSSPAAFAG, encoded by the coding sequence ATGAAAGCCCTGCGCATCGCCGTCGTCGACGACGAGCCGCTGGCGCGGGCGCGATTGCGCCGGCTGCTGGCGATGCACGAAGCCGGCGCCACCGTGCACGAATACGACAGCGGCCCGGCGCTGCTGGCCGCGTGGCACGACGCGCCGGCCGATGTCGTCTTCGTCGACATCCAGATGCCGGAGATGGACGGCTTCGCGGCAATGGCCGGCCTGCCGCCACCGCGCCCCCAGGTCATCTTCGTGACTGCCCACGCCGAGCACGCGGTCCAGGCCTTCGAGATCGCGGCGGCCGACTACCTGATCAAGCCGGTGGCACCGGAGCGCCTGTCGGCGGCGCTCCGGCGGGTCCGCGAGCGCATCGCGGCCGCGCCTGCCCCGGCCACCTATCCACCGCGGCTGGCGCTGCCGATCGGACGCCGCGTCCAGCTCGTCGATGTGGACGCGATCGACTGCGTGCTGGCCCAGGCCAACTATGTCGAGATCCGCGTCGGCACCCGCTGCTTCGTGCTGCGCAAGCCGCTGACGGTCGTGCAGCAAGAGCTCGACCCCGCACGCTTCGCGCGCGTGCATCGCTCGGCCCTGGTCCGCATCACGGCGGTCGCCGGGATCGAGCCGCTGCCTTCCGGGCGTTTCCGGCTGCAGCTCGCCGCTGGCCAGGTACTGACTTCGGGTCGCAGCTACCGCGAACACGTCCGCCGGACCTTCGGGCTGTCGTCGCCCGCCGCATTCGCCGGCTGA